The following proteins come from a genomic window of Chanos chanos chromosome 15, fChaCha1.1, whole genome shotgun sequence:
- the LOC115828900 gene encoding cornifelin homolog B-like encodes MTTTLVVQQPTPVMQVIESDGWGSGVFDCFNDLGECCFAYWLFPCYACMKSRDFGECLCLPLLDYCGGVPPITLALRVSMRHRYGIKGSILDDCVFATFCTACIWCQMSREMKRRSSPITIINTVPKL; translated from the exons ATGACAACAACGCTGGTTGTTCAGCAGCCAACACCTGTGATGCAGGTGATAGAGTCTGACGGATGGGGTTCAGGGGTTTTCGACTGCTTCAATGATCTAGGCGAAT GCTGTTTTGCGTATTGGTTGTTCCCCTGTTATGCCTGCATGAAATCGCGGGACTTTGGAGAATGCCTGTGTCTCCCATTACTGGACTACTGTGGTGGTGTTCCACCAATAACTCTTGCTTTAAGAGTTTCCATGAGACATCGCTACGGTATAAAG ggaAGCATCctggatgactgtgtgtttgccaCCTTTTGCACGGCCTGTATATGGTGTCAGATGtccagagagatgaagagacgCAGCAGtcccatcaccatcatcaaTACCGTACCAAAACTTTGA
- the fgf11b gene encoding fibroblast growth factor 13 isoform X2, which yields MQPDGTMDGTRDENSSFSQFNLIPVGLRIVAIQGTKTGLYLGMNSEGYLYTSEHFNPECKFKESVFENYYVTYSSMLYRQSQSGRSWYIGINREGQVMKGNRVKKTKGAAHFLPKVIEVAMYKEPSLHELVGEQSPPRKTVKTSDSPSQQNGRKEAPKADAS from the exons ATGCAGCCGGATGGCACCATGGACGGCACAAGGGACGAGAACAGCTCcttct CACAGTTCAACTTGATTCCTGTGGGTCTTCGGATAGTAGCGATCCAAGGGACGAAGACAGGCCTGTATTTGGGCATGAACAGCGAGGGGTACCTCTACACGTCT GAACATTTTAATCCGGAGTGCAAGTTTAAGGAGAGCGTTTTTGAGAATTACTACGTGACGTACTCCTCCATGCTGTACCGCCAGAGCCAGTCGGGCCGGTCCTGGTACATCGGTATCAATCGCGAGGGTCAGGTCATGAAGGGTAATCGAGTAAAGAAGACCAAAGGGGCCGCCCACTTCCTGCCCAAAGTCATTGAAG TTGCCATGTATAAAGAGCCTTCGTTACATGAGCTGGTGGGGGAGCAGAGCCCCCCTAGGAAAACAGTAAAGACCTCAGACTCGCCCTCCCAGCAGAACGGGAGGAAAGAGGCCCCTAAAGCAGACGCTTCTTAG
- the cldn7b gene encoding claudin-7-B → MAHKGLQLLGFVLSLLGLIGLIVGTILPQWKMSAYVGDNIITAIAMYEGLWMSCAFQSTGQIQCKVYDSILQLSSALQATRALMIVGIIVTVAGLGVAVMGMKCTNCGGDDKVRKSRIAMTGGIILLLGSLCAIVACSWYAHNIIQDFYNPFTPVNTKYEFGAAIFIAWAGAFLDVLGGGMLAASCPREKSSPKYPASSRASSTGKDYV, encoded by the exons ATGGCCCACAAAGGACTGCAGCTTTTGGGATTCGTCCTGTCGCTCCTTGGTTTAATCGGTTTAATAGTTGGCACAATCTTGCCACAATGGAAGATGTCTGCTTACGTTGGAGACAACATTATAACAGCGATTGCAATGTATGAAGGCCTGTGGATGTCATGCGCCTTTCAGAGCACAGGACAAATTCAGTGCAAAGTTTATGACTCCATTCTCCAGTTGAGCA GTGCTCTGCAGGCCACGCGCGCCCTGATGATTGTGGGTATCATTGTGACCGTGGCTGGCCTGGGTGTTGCCGTCATGGGCATGAAATGCACAAACTGTGGGGGCGACGACAAGGTCCGCAAATCTCGCATCGCCATGACCGGAGGAATCATTTTGCTTCTCGGAT ctctgtgtgcCATTGTTGCATGCTCATGGTATGCACACAACATAATTCAAGACTTCTACAATCCATTCACCCCTGTTAATACCAA GTATGAGTTTGGTGCGGCCATCTTCATCGCCTGGGCAGGTGCCTTCCTGGACGTCCTGGGGGGTGGCATGTTGGCGGCATCTTGCCCAAGGGAGAAATCCTCACCCAAATACCCTGCTTCTTCTCGCGCCTCCAGCACCGGTAAAGACTACGTTTGA